A genomic window from Camelina sativa cultivar DH55 unplaced genomic scaffold, Cs unpScaffold05674, whole genome shotgun sequence includes:
- the LOC104774799 gene encoding uncharacterized protein LOC104774799: MEKPKMEDIERIGNCKYCNKKDDGPTCIHCELDELFQEYEARLFRFNKSRRGLMELAAAEETVHLQKKRSALNLFFIGLSSKNKDSNAPHGDNEEPTKRNAGDAVFVSYLIFKFITDKKA; this comes from the exons ATGGAGAAACCAAAAATGGAGGATATTGAGCGTATTGGCAACTGCAAGTATTGCAACAAGAAGGATGATGGCCCCACGTGTATTCATTGCGAGCTAGATGAACTATTCCAG GAATACGAGGCTAGGCTATTTCGTTTTAACAAATCTCGTAGGGGATTAATGGAACTTGCAGCTGCTGAAGAGACAGTACATTTGCAGAAGAAGAGATCTGCCcttaatcttttctttattgGTTTGTCATCAAAGAATAAGGATTCAAATGCACCGCATGGTGACAATGAGGAGCCCACCAAAAGAAATGCTGGTGACGCTGTGTTCGTAAGTTACTTGATCTTTAAATTCATTACTGACAAGAAAGCATAA